From the genome of Fibrobacter sp.:
CCAAGGTTATCCATCCGACTTCCACCAGCGAGGTCAAAATAATCCTGCAAAGTCCGGCCTTCTTGATAAGCGACGCTCGTCCTGGAATCCGGAAAAATCAATACCACGTTATCACCTACAGCAACAAAGGGAACATAAATTCTATCACCTTGTTCTAGCATAATATCAGCACTGAAATCGCCCCGAGACGACATGGCATTGTAATCTATATGCAGTGTGTCATTCCCTCGTATAACCCAAATGTCCTCTCTATTGGCGTTAGATACAAGACCTCCAATTTGCCTAATGAAATAACTCAATCTTGTCTGAGACTCCACTAAATGCTGCCCGACCTGAGATACTGCCCCCATGGCGTTAATCCTGAATTTTTTCAAGGCCGCCAGCTGAACATAACAATATTCCCGCTTATAGCGTCTTGACACCAAGTCCAAAATTAGCTGGCGGGCCTCAGCAAGGGTCTTGCCACCAACATTGACTGCACCACATTCCTCTATAGCGACAGAGCCATCGGGATAAACTTGTACAGTCACATAGTTATTTTCCAACACCAAGTCTAAAAAATCACCTGGTCCCAACACATAGCTGGAATCTACGGATTGGTCGGCATAAGTCGGATTCAAAGCAATTCCACTTCGATTTGACACCGTTGGAGATGAACTTAATCCGAAAGATCGGTCCCTTTCCGTTGCAAAGGACCCCACCGAAAAGAACAAAATTAAAAGTACGCATGTAACTACATGGTGCATAATACATTACTCAAAAAAAAGCTCTAATTAAATATACAAAAAAACACCCCGCTCAGAAAAGCGAGGTGTTTTTAACATTTCTAGAAATTATTCTGCAGCCTTGCTTTCGCCTTCGACCATATTAACGGCTTCGGACTTGGCAGGTTCGGCAGCGCCCTTCTTGGCCTTCACCACGATTTCGTCTTCCACGAGACCCACGAGGGCCATTTCGGAAGCGTCACCGGGGCGGTTGGGGCCGAGCTTCAGCACGCGGGTGTAACCACCGTTGCGGTTTGCATAGCGCGGGCCGATTGTGGCAAACAGATCCTGCAGGACCTTGGGATCCATGATGAAGCGGGCAGCTTCACGACGGGCAGAAAGGTCGCCCTTCTTGGCATAGGTCACCATGCGGTCTACCACGCCACGGACAAGCTTTGCCTTGTGGAGGGTTGTACGCACATAACGCTTGCCCTGTTCAGTTTCCATGCCCTTTCCGATGATAGAAGTGGCAAGGGCGCGGAGGATGGCACGCTTGTGCTGGGCGTTAACGCCGAGTTTCTTGTTTTTTACACCGTGTCTCATTTTTAATCCTTCAAGTATTCATCGACATCCATGCCAAAAGAGAGGCCCATGGCTGTCAACACCTCGTTAAGTTCCACCAAGGACTTCCGACCGAAGTTCTTGTATTTGAGCATATCGTTTTCCTTGTTGCGCACAAGTTCACCGACCGTATGGATGTTGGCCATACGCAGGCAGTTGCTGGAGCGAACAGAGAGTTCCAGTTCATCGACGCGAGTGCGGAGCAGTTCCGCGATGCGCTGGTGTTCTTCGTCCTGGCCTTCAGCACCTTCGGTCACCAGGTCACCTTCGAAGTTGATGAAGATTTCCAGGTGGTCGACGAGAAGCTTGGCAGCGTAGGCCAAGGCATCTTCGGGGTCGATGGAGCCGTCGGTGGTGATTTCCAGTTCCAGACGGTTGTAGTCTGTCTTCTGGCCCACGCGGGTATCGCTGATGTGCATTGCGACTTTCTGCACCGGGTTGAAGTTCGCGTCCGTAGCGATAACGCCAATCGGAGCGTCCTTGTCCTTCAGTTCGTCGGCACGGACAAAACCGCGGCCACTGGAGATCTTCACATCCATGGAAAGCGATGCGTTACCGTTCAGAGTAGCGATATGGACATCGGGGGTCAGAACGACCACGCCCGGGTTTTCCATAAAGGACTTGGCAGTAACTTCGCCGTCGCCGGACACGTCCAGGTGCAAAGTTTCGTCGTGATCGGAAAGGAGCTTCACGCGGATGCTCTTGAGATTCAGGATGATATCGGTGACATCTTCCTTGACACCGGGAATCGTCGAAAATTCCTTCTCGACGCCTTCGATTTTCACGGAGACAATGGCCGCACCTTGCAGGGAGGAAAGGAGCGTGCGACGGAGAGCGTTACCGAGGGTGATACCCCAGCCACGTTCCAAGGCCTCTACGACAAACTTTGCATAGCGGCCGTCTTCGCCGGTTTCCACTTTCTGGAAGCTGCGCGGCATTTGAAGTGATTTCCACATCATTGGCGATACCTCTTTGGATTAGACTCTTCTCTTCTTTTTAGGACGGCAACCGTTGTGAGGAATGCCCGTCACGTCCCGAATAGAGAGGACTTCGAGGCCCGCATTCTTGATAGCGCGGACGGCGGATTCACGACCACCACCGGCGCCCTTGACGCGGACATCCACCTTGCGCATGCCGAGATCGAAAGCCTTGTGGGCAGCGGCTTCGGCAGCGAGCTGGGCGGCAAACGGAGTGCTCTTGCGGGAACCCTTGAAACCGGCATTACCGGGAGAGCCCCAAGCGACCACGTTACCGCGAGCATCGGTGATAGAAACGATTGTGTTGTTGAAGGTGGCGTTGACGCAGGCGATACCCTGGATGTCGATACGCTTCTTGCCCTTCTTGACCTTGACTTCTTCAGCGGCAGCAACCGGAGCTTCGGCAGCGGCAGCAGTTTCCTTAATTTCTTCTTCAGCCACGAGGAATCTCCTTACTTCTTCTTGTTAGCCACAGTTTTCTTGGGGCCCTTGCGGGTACGGGCGTTGGTGCGGGAACGCTGACCGCGGACCGGGAGGCCCTTGCGGTGGCGGATGCCGCGATAGCAGCCGATATCCTGCAAACGCTTAATGTTCAAGGTGATTTCTGCGCGGAGCTGACCTTCCACGGAGTATTCGTCTTCCAAGAGATGACGAATCTTACCTTGTTCTTCTTCGGTGAGGTCATCGCACTTCTTGTTCTTGTCGATGCCCAGCTGAGCACAGACCTTGTTTGCGGTGAACAGACCGACACCATAGATTGCCGTCAGACCGTACTCGACGGTCTTGTTTTTCGGTAAATCGACACCAGCGATACGTGCCATACGATCTCCTTATCCCTGCTTCTGCTTGTGACGGGGGTTCTTCGAACAGATGATACGCAATACACCCTTGCGGCGGATGATCTTGCAGTTTTCACATCTGGGTTTGATGGAGGCTTTGATTTTCATAGGTTTGACCTTTTTTTGAATACCTATTACTTGTAACGGTAAGTGATCCGCCCACGATTGAGGTCGTAGGGGGAAATCTCTACCAACACTTTGTCGTCCGGCAAAATTCGAATGAAATGCCGACGCATCTTTCCTGAAACATGGGCGAGGATCTCGTGACCATTTCCGAGCTGAACACGGAAGAAAGCATTGGGGAGTGCTTCCAACACAACGCCTTCTACTTGTATTCCTTCTTCTTTAGCCACTAGGACGCCATCCTGCCGCGAATGCGGCCATGCTTGAGGAAACCTTCATAGTTCTTGGTATGCAGTTGGGCTTCGAGCTGACGAAGCGTATCCAACGCCACACCGACCACGATCAAGACCGAGGTGCCCCCAATATAGAAACTCATATTGAGTGCGTCTTTCAGGTGAAGCGGTCCCACACTGATTAAAGCGAGGAACAGGGACCCCGGAAGAGAAATTCGGGTCAAAATGTAGTCTATATACTCTGCAGTTTTCTTGCCAGGACGGATTCCCGGAATAAACCCACCACTTCTCTTGAGGTTTTCGGCAATGTCGTTAGGGTTGTACTGGATTGCCGTGTAGAAGTAGGTGAAGAATATAATCAGGAGACCGTAAATCACGCTGTAGGTGATGTGTCCCGGAATGAAAGCGGCAGCGAAAGCCTGCATCGCAGACACGTTCGGGAACCAAGAAGCGATCATGGCCGGAATGAACATGATGCAGCTTGCGAAAATCACGGGAATCACGCCAGCGGTGTTCACCTTGAAGGGCAAATAGCTGGACTGACCACCCATGACCTTGTTTCCGATGGTCCGGCGAGGACTTTGGAGTGGAATGCGACGGTTCGCCTGCTCCACGAAAACGATGAATCCGATAATCACAACCACCACGGCCAAGATAAAGATCTCGATGGCGAGGGGCTGGATACCTTCTTTCAGCATTTCCAGTTCGGCAAGGACGGCTCGCGGGAAGCCGCCGACGATACCGGCGAAGATAATAAGAGAAATACCGTTACCCACACCGTGCGAGGTAATCTGCTCGCCCAGGTACATCACGAAGATGGTACCGGCAGTGAAGGTCAGGGTAGCAAGTAAACGGAAACCGATGTTACCGAGTCCCGAAGAGAAATCATCGGCCAGCACAGAAACGCCAGTTCCTGTGGCGGTGGTCACCTTCAGGGAGGAAAGCCATACCGAAATACCCCATCCCTGCAAGGCGGCAAGGGCCACCGTAAAGTAACGGGTGTATTGGTTCAGCCTGGCGCGACCCTCCTGACCCTCCTTCTGGAGCATCTGGATGGCCGGAATCACGGAGCCCATCAACTGGATAATGATGGACGCACTGATGTAAGGCATGATACCCAGGGCAAAGACCGTCGCTTTCGCGAAGGCACCGCCCGTGAAAGAGTCATACAGGCCGAACAAATTATTCGAGTTACGGAAGAACTCCGCCAGCACGGCAGAATTCACTCCGGGGATGGTGATGTGGGCGCCAATGCGGTAGATGATCAGAATACCCAGCGTAAAAAGCAACTTCTTACGCAGGTCTTCGATCTTGAAGGCATTGACGAACGCATCAATAGCTTTCTTGAGAGCTTCCATTAGACGATCTCGACTTTTCCGCCAGCAGCTTCGATGGCAGCCTTGGCCTTTTCGCTGATGGCGTTAACCTTAACATTGATAGCCTTGTCAATTGTGCCGAAGGCAAGAACCTTGACCGGACGGTCCATGTCCTTGATGAAACCCTGGTCGAACAGAGCCTGGGCGTCGAACTCGGTCACGCTCACCGCAGCGAGCTTCTTGAGGTTAACAATCTGGAATTCAACACCGACGTGCTTGAAGCCACGCTTCGGGATACGACGGTGAATCGGCATCTGGCCGCCTTCGAAGGCGACACGGCCGGCCTTGGCGCTCTTGCGGGCACCGGCACCCTTCTGGCCACGGCCAGCGGTAGTGCCGAAACCGGAACCAGGACCGCGGCCGATACGGCGGCGGCTCTTGCCCTTGGCAGCCTTGCCAGGATTGAGAGTATTGAGTTCCATCTTAGATCTCCTCGACCTTCACCATGTCAGCCACGGCATTGATCATGCCCTGGATGCTGGGGGTCAAAACGTGTTCAACAGACTGTCCAATCTTACGGAGACCAAGAGCGGCCACGTTGGCGCGGTGCACCGGCAGACGGCGGACAGTACCCTTAATCAAAGTAATACGAACTTTCTTCATGGTGTATTACTCCTTAGGCATTGGCACCGCGGAGGGCGGCGCAGTCCTGTTTGTTCTTCTGAGCCAAGAGACCTTCGAGGCAGGCGCGCACGACGGTGCTCGGATTGGAAGAACCGTGAATCTTTGTGAGGATGTTACGCACACCGGCCAGTTCGAGAACGGCACGGGCAGCAGCACCGGCGATAACGCCAGTACCGGGAGCAGCCGGCATCAAGAGGATGCGGGTAGCACCGCTCTTGACTTCGATGTCGTGAGGAATGGTGCCGTCCAGCAGCTGGACTTCAACGATATTCCTCTGGGCGGCTTCGGTACCCTTGCGGATAGCTTCGGAAACTTCCTTAGCCTTGCCGAGGCCAACACCAATCTTGCCATTCTTGTTGCCAACGACAACGAGAGCGGAGAAGGACATACGGCGACCGCCCTTGACGGTCTTTGCGCAACGGTTGATGTGTACAACCTTGTCTTCAAATTCAGAAACTTGAGCTTCGCGTTCCAAAGTGTACCTCACTAGAATTTGAGTCCGCCTTCACGAGCTCCCTCAGCGAGAGCCTGAACGCGACCGTGATAGATGTAACCGCCGCGGTCAAAGACCACGGATTCAATGCCCTTGGACTTAGCGATTTCGGCAATCTGGAGACCGAGCTGCTTAGCCTGCTCCGACTTCGTCATTTCGCCGAACTTGCCCTGGAATTCCTTGGCAGTCGTTGCGACCTGAACGAGAGACTTGTTGTTTGCGTCATCGATAATCTGGGCGACCATGTGAGACAAGGAACGGCGAACAGCCAAACGAGGGCATTCTGCAGTTCCGACGACAGACTTGCGCACACGAGCATGGCGTGCGATTCTGGACTGGATTCTTTTCTTAGCAATTGCAGTCATAGTTTACCCTTATTTACCTGTCTTCTTACCCTGCTTGCGACGAATAATCTCGCCTTCGTACTTAATGCCCTTGCCCTTATACGGTTCAGGACGACGGTACTTGCGGATTTCGGCGGCAGCCTGGCCAACCTTCTGTTTGTCGATACCGGAGATGGTGATCTTCAGGGGGTCCACGGCCTTGAGCTCAACGCCCTCGGGAGCCTTGAAGATAACCGGGTGAGAGAAGCCGAGAACCAGGTTCAGGTCCTTGCCCTTCTGTTCCACGCGGTAGCCCACGCCCACGATTTCAAGAGTCTTCTGGAAACCCTTGGTCACGCCTTCGACCATGTTGTTGACGAGAGCGCGAGTGGTGCCGTGCATAGCACGAGTGAACTTTTCGTCGTTAGGACGGGTAAAGGAAAGCTTGTCACCGTCGAGCTTGATGGAAATCAGTTCGTGAACGGTGGTTTCGAGCTTGCCCTTGGGTCCTTCGACCTTGATGTTCTGACCATTGACGGCGACTTTAACGCCAGCCGGGATATTGATAATAGCTTTACCGATACGGGACATCTTTACCATACCTTTGCGATGACTTCACCACCCACGTTTTCCTTGCGGGCTTCGTGGTCGGTCATCACGCCTTTAGATGTGGAGATGATAGCATAGCCAAGGCCGTTGCGAACGCGGGGGAGCTTAGCGGCGTCAACATAGTGACGAAGACCCGGCGTAGAAACGCGCTGGATGCCCTGGATAGCGGATTCGCCCTTGGTGTAGCGGAGCAGCACCTTGAGGATGCCCTGCTTGCCGTCTTCAACCACGACGAACTTCTTAATGAAACCTTTTTCCTGCAGCACGCGAGCGATTTCACGCTTCAGGTTGCTGGCAGGGATGTCCACCACGGGGAGCTTTGCCTTGGAGGCATTGCGCACGCGGGTGAGCATATCGGCGATAGGATCTGTCATTGCCATGAGTATACTCTCCTTACCAAGACGACTTTGTGATACCGGGGATTTCGCCGGCGAGTGCCATTTCGCGGAAGCAAATACGGCAAAGGCCAAAGCGGCGCATAAAGGCGTGCGGCCTACCGCAACGCTTGCAACGGTTATACCCACGAACGGTATACTTCGGGGTACGCTTGCATTTTTCAATCATTCTTCTGCTTGCCATGGTATTACCTTACTTCCTGAAGGGGAGTCCAAGTTCTTCGAGAAGGGCACGACCTTCTTCGTCCGTCTTAGCGGAGGTCACGAAGGAGATGTCCATACCGAATGTACGGGAAACCTTGTCGATGTCGATTTCGACAAAGATGGTCTGTTCCTTGATACCCAAGGTGAAATTGCCCATTCCATCAAAGCCACGACGAGCGAGACCGCGGAAGTCGCGGACACGGGGCAGGCTGATGTTGATGAAGCGGAAAAGGAAATCCCACATGTTGTCACCGTGGAGGGTGACCTTGGCACCGATACCGATGCCTTCGCGAAGGTGGAACTGGGCCACAGCCTTCTTGGCGGTGGTGACCACAGCCTTCTGGCCGGTGATGGCAGAAAGAGTATCCACGGCTTCGTCAAGAATCTTGCGGTTCTGAGAAGCAGCGCCCACGCCCATGTTGATCACGATCTTCTGGAGGCGGGGAATTTCCATCACGTTCTTGTAAGCGAACTTCTGCTGCAAGGCAGGAACGACTTTTTCGAGATAAAATTGTTTCATCTGGTTCATTGCGTTACCTTACACAGCCTTTCCAGTCTTGACACTGGTACGAACGCCCTTCTTGCCCTTTTCGCGAACGATGCGGGTACGGACGGGGGTATTGCCTTCGAGAAGCATCACGTTGGAAATGTCGATAGGCAGTTCCTTTTCGATGATGCCACCGGTTTGGTTGGTCTGGGACGGCTTTTCATGACGCTTGCGGACGTTCACGCCCGAAACGGTCACCTTGCCGGCCTTGACACTGATCACGGTGCCGGTCTTGCCCTTGTTGGCACCGGAAATCACCTTGACGTTATCATTCTTTTTGATGTTGGCCATTAGAGAACCTCAGGTGCGAGGGAGATGATCTTCATGTATTTCTTGTCGCGGAGCTCACGAGCCACCGGTCCAAAAATACGGGTTCCACGGGGTTCGCCATCCTTAGTGATGAGAACCACGGCGTTGTCCGAGAAACGGATGAACGTGCCATCCGGACGGGCAATTTCTTTGCGTGTGCGCACGACGACAGCGTCGGCCACGGAACCCTTCTTCACCTTGCTCTGGGGGATAGCGTCTTTAACGGCTACCTTGATGACATCACCGATGCTAGCATAGCGACGGTTGGTGCCACCCAAAACACGGATGCAGGCGACTTCCTTGGCTCCACTGTTGTCAGCCACGACGAGTCTGGTTTCTTCTTGAATCATATTCGCCTTACTCCAAAACGATTATTTCTTCTTTTCCACAATCCGAACCAGGCGCCAGCGCTTGGTAGCGGAAAGAGGACGAGTTTCCATGATTTCCACCAGGTCGCCTTCGCCCGCTTCGTTGTTTTCGTCGTGAGCCTTGAGCTTCTTGGTGGTGGTCATGATCTTGTTGTACATGGGGTGACGCTTGCGGTTTTCAACCACAACCGTGATGGTCTTGTCCATCTTGTCAGAAGAGACGACACCCTGCTTGACTTTACGAAGGTTTCTATCCATTTCCTGCTCCTGCCGGCTTATGCCTTGGCCTTTTCGCTGAGGATGGTCTTGATACGGGCGATGTCCTTGCGGGTCGTCTGAATCACAGAGGGTTTTTCCAAATTACCGAGCTTCGCAGTCATGCGGTAATTGAACAAATCGAGATTCAACTGAGCCAGTTTTTCCTTGAGCTGGTCAACGCCCAGTTCTTTCAATTCACGTGCTTTCATTAGATCTCCGATTCTTCGATGATTTTGCACTTGAGGGGGAGCTTCTGCGAAGCGACATGGAGAGCTTCCATGGCGAGATCGCGTTCGACACCGCCCATTTCGAAAATGATGCGACCCGGGAGGATAACGGCTGCCCAGAATTCCACGGCGCCCTTACCCTTACCCATACGAGCTTCTGCAGGGTGACGGGTAACAGGCTTGTCGGGGAACACGCGGATCCAGACGCGGCCACCACGCTTGATCTTACGAGTCATAGCGATACGGGCAGCTTCGATTTGGCGAGCCGTCAGCCAGCACTTTTCAAGAGCCTGAATGCCGAATTCGCCGAAGGCCATGGTGTTGCCACGAGTGGCGACGCCCTTCATGCGGCCTTTCATCTGCTTACGATGTAATGTTCTTTTAGGACTCAGCATAATTACTTCTCTCTCTTGTTGTCGTTCATGACGTCCTTGCCAATCTTTTCACCGTGCATGATCCACACCTTGATACCGATGGCACCATAGACGGTCTTGGCAATGG
Proteins encoded in this window:
- the rplF gene encoding 50S ribosomal protein L6; the protein is MSRIGKAIINIPAGVKVAVNGQNIKVEGPKGKLETTVHELISIKLDGDKLSFTRPNDEKFTRAMHGTTRALVNNMVEGVTKGFQKTLEIVGVGYRVEQKGKDLNLVLGFSHPVIFKAPEGVELKAVDPLKITISGIDKQKVGQAAAEIRKYRRPEPYKGKGIKYEGEIIRRKQGKKTGK
- the rpmJ gene encoding 50S ribosomal protein L36 translates to MKIKASIKPRCENCKIIRRKGVLRIICSKNPRHKQKQG
- the rplE gene encoding 50S ribosomal protein L5, translating into MNQMKQFYLEKVVPALQQKFAYKNVMEIPRLQKIVINMGVGAASQNRKILDEAVDTLSAITGQKAVVTTAKKAVAQFHLREGIGIGAKVTLHGDNMWDFLFRFINISLPRVRDFRGLARRGFDGMGNFTLGIKEQTIFVEIDIDKVSRTFGMDISFVTSAKTDEEGRALLEELGLPFRK
- the rplO gene encoding 50S ribosomal protein L15; this encodes MELNTLNPGKAAKGKSRRRIGRGPGSGFGTTAGRGQKGAGARKSAKAGRVAFEGGQMPIHRRIPKRGFKHVGVEFQIVNLKKLAAVSVTEFDAQALFDQGFIKDMDRPVKVLAFGTIDKAINVKVNAISEKAKAAIEAAGGKVEIV
- the rplN gene encoding 50S ribosomal protein L14; the protein is MIQEETRLVVADNSGAKEVACIRVLGGTNRRYASIGDVIKVAVKDAIPQSKVKKGSVADAVVVRTRKEIARPDGTFIRFSDNAVVLITKDGEPRGTRIFGPVARELRDKKYMKIISLAPEVL
- a CDS encoding polysaccharide biosynthesis/export family protein, which encodes MHHVVTCVLLILFFSVGSFATERDRSFGLSSSPTVSNRSGIALNPTYADQSVDSSYVLGPGDFLDLVLENNYVTVQVYPDGSVAIEECGAVNVGGKTLAEARQLILDLVSRRYKREYCYVQLAALKKFRINAMGAVSQVGQHLVESQTRLSYFIRQIGGLVSNANREDIWVIRGNDTLHIDYNAMSSRGDFSADIMLEQGDRIYVPFVAVGDNVVLIFPDSRTSVAYQEGRTLQDYFDLAGGSRMDNLGYKSVCVREPGKSTRWITMSEMKLTKVAPNTEVEFSIQEMVVYVGGAVTAMGKFPYDPTWHAIDYISAAGINITTGSWGQVSVWRGSEPKEISVKVAEDEILPGDLIEIPRSRYESFKDFTLFLASLLTVISSALIVYVTYNNNKK
- a CDS encoding DNA-directed RNA polymerase subunit alpha yields the protein MMWKSLQMPRSFQKVETGEDGRYAKFVVEALERGWGITLGNALRRTLLSSLQGAAIVSVKIEGVEKEFSTIPGVKEDVTDIILNLKSIRVKLLSDHDETLHLDVSGDGEVTAKSFMENPGVVVLTPDVHIATLNGNASLSMDVKISSGRGFVRADELKDKDAPIGVIATDANFNPVQKVAMHISDTRVGQKTDYNRLELEITTDGSIDPEDALAYAAKLLVDHLEIFINFEGDLVTEGAEGQDEEHQRIAELLRTRVDELELSVRSSNCLRMANIHTVGELVRNKENDMLKYKNFGRKSLVELNEVLTAMGLSFGMDVDEYLKD
- the rplQ gene encoding 50S ribosomal protein L17, whose product is MRHGVKNKKLGVNAQHKRAILRALATSIIGKGMETEQGKRYVRTTLHKAKLVRGVVDRMVTYAKKGDLSARREAARFIMDPKVLQDLFATIGPRYANRNGGYTRVLKLGPNRPGDASEMALVGLVEDEIVVKAKKGAAEPAKSEAVNMVEGESKAAE
- the rpmD gene encoding 50S ribosomal protein L30, whose amino-acid sequence is MKKVRITLIKGTVRRLPVHRANVAALGLRKIGQSVEHVLTPSIQGMINAVADMVKVEEI
- a CDS encoding 50S ribosomal protein L18, which codes for MTAIAKKRIQSRIARHARVRKSVVGTAECPRLAVRRSLSHMVAQIIDDANNKSLVQVATTAKEFQGKFGEMTKSEQAKQLGLQIAEIAKSKGIESVVFDRGGYIYHGRVQALAEGAREGGLKF
- the secY gene encoding preprotein translocase subunit SecY, giving the protein MEALKKAIDAFVNAFKIEDLRKKLLFTLGILIIYRIGAHITIPGVNSAVLAEFFRNSNNLFGLYDSFTGGAFAKATVFALGIMPYISASIIIQLMGSVIPAIQMLQKEGQEGRARLNQYTRYFTVALAALQGWGISVWLSSLKVTTATGTGVSVLADDFSSGLGNIGFRLLATLTFTAGTIFVMYLGEQITSHGVGNGISLIIFAGIVGGFPRAVLAELEMLKEGIQPLAIEIFILAVVVVIIGFIVFVEQANRRIPLQSPRRTIGNKVMGGQSSYLPFKVNTAGVIPVIFASCIMFIPAMIASWFPNVSAMQAFAAAFIPGHITYSVIYGLLIIFFTYFYTAIQYNPNDIAENLKRSGGFIPGIRPGKKTAEYIDYILTRISLPGSLFLALISVGPLHLKDALNMSFYIGGTSVLIVVGVALDTLRQLEAQLHTKNYEGFLKHGRIRGRMAS
- the rpmC gene encoding 50S ribosomal protein L29, encoding MKARELKELGVDQLKEKLAQLNLDLFNYRMTAKLGNLEKPSVIQTTRKDIARIKTILSEKAKA
- a CDS encoding type Z 30S ribosomal protein S14, producing MASRRMIEKCKRTPKYTVRGYNRCKRCGRPHAFMRRFGLCRICFREMALAGEIPGITKSSW
- the infA gene encoding translation initiation factor IF-1 — translated: MAKEEGIQVEGVVLEALPNAFFRVQLGNGHEILAHVSGKMRRHFIRILPDDKVLVEISPYDLNRGRITYRYK
- the rpsQ gene encoding 30S ribosomal protein S17, with amino-acid sequence MDRNLRKVKQGVVSSDKMDKTITVVVENRKRHPMYNKIMTTTKKLKAHDENNEAGEGDLVEIMETRPLSATKRWRLVRIVEKKK
- the rpsM gene encoding 30S ribosomal protein S13, which encodes MARIAGVDLPKNKTVEYGLTAIYGVGLFTANKVCAQLGIDKNKKCDDLTEEEQGKIRHLLEDEYSVEGQLRAEITLNIKRLQDIGCYRGIRHRKGLPVRGQRSRTNARTRKGPKKTVANKKK
- the rpsE gene encoding 30S ribosomal protein S5; its protein translation is MEREAQVSEFEDKVVHINRCAKTVKGGRRMSFSALVVVGNKNGKIGVGLGKAKEVSEAIRKGTEAAQRNIVEVQLLDGTIPHDIEVKSGATRILLMPAAPGTGVIAGAAARAVLELAGVRNILTKIHGSSNPSTVVRACLEGLLAQKNKQDCAALRGANA
- the rplP gene encoding 50S ribosomal protein L16, with the translated sequence MLSPKRTLHRKQMKGRMKGVATRGNTMAFGEFGIQALEKCWLTARQIEAARIAMTRKIKRGGRVWIRVFPDKPVTRHPAEARMGKGKGAVEFWAAVILPGRIIFEMGGVERDLAMEALHVASQKLPLKCKIIEESEI
- the rpsH gene encoding 30S ribosomal protein S8, with protein sequence MAMTDPIADMLTRVRNASKAKLPVVDIPASNLKREIARVLQEKGFIKKFVVVEDGKQGILKVLLRYTKGESAIQGIQRVSTPGLRHYVDAAKLPRVRNGLGYAIISTSKGVMTDHEARKENVGGEVIAKVW
- the rpsK gene encoding 30S ribosomal protein S11, coding for MKETAAAAEAPVAAAEEVKVKKGKKRIDIQGIACVNATFNNTIVSITDARGNVVAWGSPGNAGFKGSRKSTPFAAQLAAEAAAHKAFDLGMRKVDVRVKGAGGGRESAVRAIKNAGLEVLSIRDVTGIPHNGCRPKKKRRV
- the rplX gene encoding 50S ribosomal protein L24 → MANIKKNDNVKVISGANKGKTGTVISVKAGKVTVSGVNVRKRHEKPSQTNQTGGIIEKELPIDISNVMLLEGNTPVRTRIVREKGKKGVRTSVKTGKAV